In Streptomyces sp. NBC_01717, one DNA window encodes the following:
- a CDS encoding ThuA domain-containing protein has product MQRTPHHRSRSRRGLAAAVAAGALTVSLLGQNAADARPHPVDTQSMATTLSLPSPPGGATVKVLVFHASATDESPTVDAGIAAIEKIGLTGPEAGRFKTVATDDPAVFTNGKQLGKYNAVVFLTGGGDVLDPEQEAGLEAYMEAGGGFLGIHDAARTEPYSDWFTGLVGARPAADSPTAVQRATVEIGDRQHPATKNLPLEWKRPDRWLNWTKNPSGDVHTVARVREITYKPGASANGWDHPVSWCRDYDGGRSFYTAMGGTADSFAETDFRDHLRGALAWTTRISRADCKATITSNYKAERVTQPNQPGQNDQIGEPHGLVVAPDGRVLYIGRGGADSSKPVVTDWNDPNIGKGLGQIHVYDPKTKKVTLAGELTVFGNKGGGDELVKVEEGLLGIELDPDFESNGWVYLHYTPHSKIDRDKQMAVRQVSRFTLDLATNKLDLSSEKVLLHWPVQIHSCCHAGGGMAWDSKGNLYIAAGDNNSSGFSDGYSGNNPAPNYKGVSFADARRTAGNTNNLNGKILRIHPEDDGTYTLPEGNLFTGKEPDEGGGKTRGEIYVMGVRNPARISVDKTTDTLYAGWVGPDAGAPSTTWGPAKYDTFAAITKAGNHGWPYCMGNKQPYRDRNLPDPSKPLGWYDCDHPRNESPNNDGLVNLPPITSNTIWYSPQGGGVDYPRDANGIPSYKVEEQKQLLPWLKGGGQATMNGPVYRYDAASTSADKWPSYWDGKWFVGDFYDDTQPRHAVLTDPKTVGKGGLPTHAESLKKIIPVGADGIRNLMDWKFAPDGSLYVLDYGRGFFTSDSKSALWRVTYKGGEPTPAASDLARKAAVQ; this is encoded by the coding sequence ATGCAGCGCACACCACATCACCGGTCCAGATCACGACGCGGGCTGGCGGCGGCCGTGGCGGCCGGCGCGCTGACCGTCTCATTACTCGGCCAGAACGCCGCCGATGCCAGGCCTCATCCGGTGGACACGCAGTCGATGGCGACAACGTTGTCCCTGCCGTCTCCGCCCGGCGGCGCCACCGTCAAGGTGCTCGTCTTCCACGCCTCGGCGACCGACGAGTCCCCGACCGTCGACGCCGGTATCGCGGCCATCGAGAAGATCGGCCTCACCGGACCGGAGGCCGGGCGATTCAAGACTGTTGCGACTGACGATCCGGCCGTCTTCACCAACGGAAAGCAGCTCGGCAAGTACAACGCCGTCGTCTTCCTGACCGGCGGCGGTGATGTCCTCGACCCGGAGCAGGAGGCGGGCCTGGAGGCGTACATGGAGGCCGGCGGCGGCTTCCTCGGCATCCATGACGCGGCACGCACCGAACCGTACTCGGACTGGTTCACCGGCCTGGTCGGCGCCCGTCCGGCAGCCGACAGCCCAACCGCCGTACAGCGGGCCACGGTTGAGATCGGGGACCGGCAGCACCCGGCGACGAAGAACCTGCCGCTGGAGTGGAAGCGCCCCGACAGGTGGCTGAACTGGACGAAGAACCCGTCCGGCGATGTGCACACCGTGGCCCGCGTCCGCGAGATCACGTACAAGCCGGGGGCCAGTGCCAACGGCTGGGACCACCCGGTGTCCTGGTGTCGTGACTACGATGGCGGCCGGTCCTTCTACACCGCGATGGGCGGTACGGCCGACAGCTTCGCGGAGACGGACTTCCGCGACCATCTGCGGGGCGCACTCGCCTGGACGACCCGGATCTCGCGGGCCGACTGCAAGGCGACGATCACCTCCAACTACAAGGCGGAACGGGTCACCCAGCCCAATCAGCCCGGTCAGAACGACCAGATCGGCGAGCCGCACGGACTGGTCGTCGCGCCCGACGGACGGGTGCTGTACATCGGGCGCGGTGGCGCCGACAGCAGCAAGCCGGTCGTCACCGACTGGAACGACCCGAACATCGGCAAGGGCCTGGGCCAGATCCATGTCTACGACCCGAAGACCAAGAAGGTCACCCTCGCCGGAGAGCTGACGGTCTTCGGGAACAAGGGCGGCGGTGACGAGCTGGTCAAGGTCGAGGAGGGCCTGCTCGGGATCGAGCTGGACCCGGACTTCGAGTCCAACGGCTGGGTGTATCTGCACTACACGCCCCACTCGAAGATCGACCGCGACAAGCAGATGGCGGTGCGTCAGGTCTCCCGGTTCACCCTGGACCTGGCCACGAACAAGCTGGATCTCTCGTCCGAGAAGGTGCTGCTGCACTGGCCGGTCCAGATCCACAGCTGCTGCCACGCGGGCGGCGGGATGGCCTGGGACTCCAAGGGCAACCTGTACATAGCGGCCGGTGACAACAACTCCTCCGGTTTCAGCGACGGTTACTCCGGCAACAACCCGGCGCCGAACTACAAGGGCGTGTCGTTCGCCGATGCCCGGCGCACCGCGGGCAACACGAACAACCTCAACGGGAAGATCCTGCGGATCCACCCCGAGGACGACGGCACGTACACACTGCCCGAGGGCAATCTCTTCACCGGCAAGGAGCCGGACGAGGGCGGCGGCAAGACCCGCGGCGAGATCTATGTGATGGGCGTACGCAACCCGGCCCGGATCTCCGTCGACAAGACCACCGACACCCTGTACGCGGGCTGGGTCGGCCCCGACGCCGGCGCGCCGAGCACCACGTGGGGTCCGGCGAAGTACGACACGTTCGCCGCGATCACCAAGGCGGGCAACCACGGCTGGCCGTACTGCATGGGCAACAAGCAGCCGTACCGGGACCGCAATCTTCCGGACCCGAGCAAGCCGCTCGGCTGGTACGACTGCGACCATCCCAGGAACGAGTCGCCGAACAACGACGGTCTGGTGAATCTGCCGCCGATCACGTCCAACACCATCTGGTACTCGCCGCAGGGCGGTGGCGTGGACTACCCGCGCGACGCGAACGGCATCCCGAGCTACAAGGTGGAGGAGCAGAAGCAGCTGCTGCCGTGGCTCAAGGGCGGTGGCCAGGCGACGATGAACGGCCCGGTGTACCGGTACGACGCGGCGAGCACCAGCGCGGACAAGTGGCCGTCGTACTGGGACGGCAAGTGGTTCGTCGGTGACTTCTACGACGACACGCAGCCGCGGCATGCGGTGCTCACCGACCCGAAGACGGTCGGCAAGGGCGGTCTGCCCACCCACGCCGAGTCCCTGAAGAAGATCATCCCGGTCGGGGCGGACGGCATCCGCAACCTGATGGACTGGAAGTTCGCCCCGGACGGTTCGCTGTACGTCCTGGACTACGGGCGCGGCTTCTTCACCTCCGACTCCAAGTCCGCGCTCTGGCGTGTGACGTACAAGGGCGGCGAGCCGACCCCGGCCGCCTCTGATCTGGCCAGGAAGGCGGCAGTGCAGTGA
- a CDS encoding MASE1 domain-containing protein, whose amino-acid sequence MTGVVTNQELRRRGAETLLVLAVAAVYYGAARLGLLEQLVRGQVTPLWPPTGIAVAGLLVFGLRIWPGVALGAFLANVAIGPTPLTVLAIMVGNTLAPVCSYLLLRRAGFHNDLDRLRDALALVFLGALGGMLISATVGSSVLVLSGALPAGDFWRTWSVWWTGDAMGVLVVAPFLLVLRKARWPRGVALRRWAEAVALLVGTLAATLLATAGTSASLLFLVFPFLIWAAFRFELAGAASCALGVSTLAILAAGAGTGPFAHKDLFTNMVTLQAFNGATALTALLLAAVITERNRTHGEIKRLCARLTDMVAAMPDHPVTDQWQTSDDPDDPGGRAGGGQP is encoded by the coding sequence ATGACTGGCGTGGTGACCAATCAGGAGCTCCGGCGCAGGGGCGCCGAGACTCTGCTGGTCCTCGCTGTCGCCGCCGTCTACTACGGCGCTGCCCGGCTGGGTCTTCTCGAACAGTTGGTGCGCGGGCAGGTCACGCCGCTCTGGCCGCCCACGGGTATCGCCGTGGCCGGTCTGCTCGTCTTCGGACTGCGGATCTGGCCGGGTGTCGCGCTCGGCGCCTTTCTCGCCAATGTGGCCATCGGGCCGACACCTCTCACCGTCCTGGCCATCATGGTGGGAAACACGCTCGCACCGGTCTGTTCCTACCTGCTGCTGAGGCGCGCGGGCTTCCACAACGACCTGGACCGGCTGCGCGACGCGCTCGCGCTGGTCTTCCTGGGTGCCCTGGGCGGGATGCTCATCAGCGCGACCGTGGGCAGCAGTGTGCTGGTGCTCTCGGGTGCGCTGCCCGCAGGCGATTTCTGGCGCACCTGGTCGGTGTGGTGGACAGGCGATGCGATGGGCGTGCTGGTCGTCGCACCGTTTCTGCTCGTCCTTCGCAAGGCGAGGTGGCCACGGGGTGTGGCATTGCGGCGGTGGGCCGAGGCGGTGGCCCTGTTGGTCGGCACCCTGGCGGCCACGCTCCTGGCGACGGCGGGCACCAGCGCCTCCCTGCTCTTCCTCGTCTTCCCGTTCCTGATCTGGGCCGCGTTCCGCTTCGAACTTGCCGGTGCCGCGTCGTGTGCGCTGGGAGTCTCCACGTTGGCGATTCTGGCCGCCGGCGCCGGGACCGGCCCGTTCGCTCATAAGGATCTCTTCACCAACATGGTCACGCTCCAGGCCTTCAACGGGGCCACGGCCCTCACCGCGCTGCTGCTCGCGGCGGTCATCACCGAGCGGAACCGCACCCACGGGGAGATCAAGCGGCTCTGTGCGCGGCTCACCGACATGGTGGCGGCCATGCCGGACCATCCGGTGACCGATCAGTGGCAGACGTCCGACGACCCTGATGACCCCGGCGGCCGGGCCGGCGGCGGTCAGCCCTGA
- a CDS encoding PP2C family protein-serine/threonine phosphatase: protein MRHHRTAHVDSAQEALLTLGRLVDQALERIRIQRARVELAEALQRHLLPPQLPQLPHIAIAARYTPSRDGLDVGGDWYDAFPMTNGSVGVTIGDVQGHDVEAIAFMGQARTSLRALASVTTDPGEILSRTNDLLISMSCGLFATCCFLTFDPRSGALAISRAGHIPMVWATATGWSGIVLDSGGPPLGILPGETYPVTRRRLTEPGSLVLVTDGVVEGPSCPIEKGLDEVVQLVRGGYDGDPDRLAGDVIKVADLTGHRDDAAVLVVRYAGITPAG from the coding sequence ATGCGCCACCACCGCACCGCTCACGTCGACAGCGCCCAGGAAGCTTTGCTCACCCTGGGACGTCTCGTCGATCAGGCGCTGGAGCGGATCAGGATCCAGCGGGCCCGGGTTGAACTGGCCGAGGCGCTGCAGCGCCATCTGCTCCCGCCCCAACTGCCTCAACTGCCTCATATAGCCATCGCGGCCCGCTACACCCCTTCGCGCGACGGTCTCGATGTCGGGGGCGACTGGTACGACGCCTTTCCGATGACGAACGGTTCGGTCGGCGTCACGATCGGTGATGTGCAGGGGCACGACGTGGAGGCCATCGCCTTCATGGGGCAGGCCCGCACCAGCCTGAGGGCCCTCGCCAGCGTCACGACCGATCCGGGCGAGATATTGAGCCGCACCAACGACCTGCTCATCTCGATGAGCTGCGGCCTCTTCGCGACGTGTTGCTTCCTCACCTTCGACCCGCGCAGTGGCGCGCTCGCCATCTCCCGGGCGGGCCACATCCCGATGGTCTGGGCCACCGCCACGGGCTGGTCCGGCATCGTTCTCGACAGCGGGGGCCCGCCCCTCGGGATTCTCCCCGGCGAGACCTACCCGGTGACGCGACGACGGCTGACGGAGCCGGGATCGTTGGTCCTGGTCACCGACGGGGTGGTGGAAGGGCCGTCCTGCCCGATCGAGAAAGGGCTCGACGAAGTGGTCCAGCTGGTGCGCGGTGGTTACGACGGAGATCCCGACCGGCTGGCCGGTGACGTGATCAAGGTGGCCGACCTGACGGGGCACCGCGACGATGCCGCAGTCCTCGTCGTCCGCTACGCCGGCATAACTCCCGCGGGGTAG
- a CDS encoding OmpL47-type beta-barrel domain-containing protein, whose amino-acid sequence MLGSFLMVLGLTSTAAYGRDAGRQAAAADQVLTWTAGDPIDHYLSAPTTAVAGKATIVFENSTATGNTTSMPHTLTFSVSDPEFNNDVPLNILANPGDDQGGRHTVEVTLTPGRYFYHCTMPGHQAMQGILTVTDGGGGEDTTAPETSAKVDGDKNADGAYIGQATVTVSATDDSSGVGTVEYAVGADGAWQPYTTPVVVNEVGTHSIRYRATDKAGNTAAEKSVDFAVAAPPTDDSTAPETSATVSGEKDAQGAYLGMATVTVTASDTGSGVNTIEYAVGADGAWQPYTAPVMVHEVGAHTVRYRATDKAGNTAAEKSVDFTVVAPPSQDTTPPQTTAKVEGDKNSDNAYLTSAKVTVTATDAGSGVDRIEYSLDGGPYLAYTATVIVDRVGHHTVAHRATDKAGNTSEAKQVSFTIAQSGGVPAPNCPEFDERLTVIVGTVDTGVPNRITGNRCTINELIEDEKDWPSHALFLKHVDKVLDKLLAAGVIDAREHKKIYRAAKQSGIGKPGQDEGYKKLFDGTADSFAKWQQVGGGRFGLNADGSITSSTTVDGMGMLWFPGRQYGDFSLKLQWRDDAPGTGNANGGVFVRFPNVHDNPEESRPEWVAIKYGHEVQILDKPDGDMYKTGSIYGFDRIGLAGAGVTPKGTWNDYEIRVVDQHYSIYRNGVLLNEFDNNGGQVFEPPRGDDPGTDGRRYSSGYIGLQVHSTSDVISYRDIRIKEL is encoded by the coding sequence ATGCTGGGCTCGTTCCTCATGGTTCTGGGGCTGACGTCGACGGCCGCGTACGGTCGTGATGCCGGCCGGCAGGCCGCGGCGGCCGATCAGGTCCTCACCTGGACCGCGGGCGATCCCATCGACCACTATCTGTCGGCTCCCACGACCGCGGTGGCCGGCAAGGCGACCATCGTCTTCGAGAACAGCACGGCGACCGGCAACACGACGAGCATGCCGCACACGCTGACGTTCAGCGTCTCCGACCCCGAGTTCAACAACGACGTGCCGCTGAACATCCTGGCCAACCCGGGTGACGACCAGGGCGGCAGGCACACCGTCGAGGTCACGCTCACGCCCGGCCGGTACTTCTACCACTGCACCATGCCGGGTCATCAGGCGATGCAGGGCATCCTCACCGTGACCGACGGCGGTGGCGGCGAGGACACCACCGCACCCGAGACGTCGGCGAAGGTCGACGGCGACAAGAACGCCGACGGCGCGTACATCGGTCAGGCGACGGTCACCGTCTCGGCGACGGACGACAGTTCGGGCGTCGGCACCGTCGAGTACGCGGTCGGGGCCGACGGCGCCTGGCAGCCGTACACCACGCCGGTGGTGGTGAACGAGGTCGGCACGCACAGCATCCGGTACCGCGCCACCGACAAGGCGGGCAACACGGCCGCCGAGAAGTCCGTCGACTTCGCGGTCGCCGCGCCGCCGACCGACGACAGTACGGCGCCGGAGACCTCGGCGACCGTCTCCGGTGAGAAGGACGCCCAGGGTGCGTACCTGGGTATGGCCACGGTCACCGTGACCGCGTCCGACACCGGGTCCGGCGTCAACACCATCGAGTACGCGGTCGGGGCCGACGGCGCCTGGCAGCCGTACACCGCACCGGTGATGGTCCACGAGGTGGGGGCGCACACGGTCCGCTACCGGGCCACCGACAAGGCGGGCAACACGGCCGCCGAGAAGTCCGTCGACTTCACCGTCGTCGCCCCGCCGTCGCAGGACACGACCCCGCCGCAGACGACGGCGAAGGTCGAGGGCGACAAGAATTCGGACAACGCCTACCTCACCAGCGCCAAGGTGACGGTGACGGCGACCGACGCCGGGTCGGGTGTGGACAGGATCGAGTACTCGCTCGACGGCGGCCCGTACCTCGCGTACACGGCCACGGTCATCGTCGACCGCGTCGGCCACCACACCGTCGCCCACCGGGCGACGGACAAGGCGGGCAACACCTCCGAGGCGAAGCAGGTGTCGTTCACCATCGCGCAGAGCGGGGGCGTGCCCGCGCCGAACTGCCCGGAGTTCGACGAGCGGCTGACCGTCATCGTCGGAACGGTCGACACGGGCGTTCCCAACCGCATCACCGGCAACCGCTGCACGATCAATGAGCTGATCGAGGACGAGAAGGACTGGCCGTCGCACGCGCTGTTCCTCAAGCACGTCGACAAGGTCCTCGACAAGCTGCTCGCCGCCGGGGTGATCGACGCCCGCGAGCACAAGAAGATCTACCGGGCGGCCAAGCAGTCGGGCATCGGCAAGCCGGGCCAGGACGAGGGGTACAAGAAGCTCTTCGACGGCACGGCCGACTCGTTCGCCAAGTGGCAGCAGGTCGGCGGTGGCAGGTTCGGGCTCAACGCGGACGGCTCGATCACCAGCTCCACGACCGTGGACGGCATGGGGATGCTCTGGTTCCCGGGACGGCAGTACGGCGACTTCTCGCTCAAGCTCCAGTGGCGCGATGACGCCCCCGGCACGGGCAACGCCAACGGAGGTGTCTTCGTCCGCTTCCCGAACGTCCACGACAACCCGGAGGAGTCCCGCCCGGAGTGGGTAGCCATCAAATACGGCCATGAGGTGCAGATCCTCGACAAGCCGGACGGCGACATGTACAAGACGGGTTCGATCTACGGATTCGACCGGATCGGCCTGGCCGGCGCCGGGGTGACGCCCAAGGGCACCTGGAACGACTACGAGATCCGGGTGGTCGACCAGCACTACTCGATCTACCGCAACGGTGTCCTGCTGAACGAGTTCGACAACAACGGAGGACAGGTCTTCGAACCGCCACGGGGGGACGACCCGGGCACCGACGGCCGGCGTTACTCGTCCGGCTACATCGGACTCCAGGTCCACAGCACCTCGGACGTGATCTCGTACCGCGACATCCGGATCAAGGAGCTGTAA
- the ligD gene encoding non-homologous end-joining DNA ligase, whose translation MELDADGRAVRLSSPDKVYFPEKGYTKRDVVEYFLSVGTGITRALRDRPTTLQRFVDGVDGDFFYQKRAPKNLPDWIPTARITFPSGRPADEICPTELAAVLWAANLGTLTFHPWPVRSADTDHPDELRIDLDPQPGTDYADAVSAAHELRAVLDDHGLRGWPKTSGGRGIHVFVPIEPRWTFTEVRRAAIAAGRELERRMPDRVTTAWWKEERGERIFVDFNQTARDRTIASAYSVRPHPHAPVSAPLRWDEIDDAEPRDFDIRTMPKRYAEVGDVHADMDDHAFRLDGLLELADRDEQERGLGDMPYPPEYPKMPGEPKRVQPSRARHDEDGAA comes from the coding sequence GTGGAGCTGGATGCGGACGGGCGGGCGGTGCGGCTGTCCAGCCCGGACAAGGTGTACTTCCCGGAGAAGGGCTACACGAAGAGGGACGTCGTCGAGTACTTCCTCTCCGTCGGCACCGGGATCACCCGCGCCCTGCGGGACAGACCGACCACCCTCCAGCGCTTCGTGGACGGCGTCGACGGCGACTTCTTCTACCAGAAGCGCGCCCCGAAGAACCTCCCCGACTGGATCCCCACCGCCCGGATCACCTTCCCCAGCGGCCGTCCGGCCGACGAGATCTGCCCCACCGAACTCGCCGCCGTCCTGTGGGCGGCCAACCTCGGCACGCTCACCTTCCACCCCTGGCCGGTGCGGAGCGCCGACACCGACCACCCCGACGAGCTGCGCATCGACCTCGACCCGCAGCCCGGCACGGACTACGCCGACGCGGTCAGCGCCGCCCATGAGCTGCGGGCCGTCCTCGACGACCACGGGTTGCGCGGCTGGCCCAAGACCTCCGGCGGCCGCGGCATCCATGTCTTCGTACCGATCGAACCCCGCTGGACGTTCACCGAGGTCCGCCGCGCCGCCATCGCGGCCGGACGGGAACTGGAACGCCGGATGCCGGACCGGGTGACCACCGCCTGGTGGAAGGAGGAGCGCGGCGAACGCATCTTCGTCGACTTCAACCAGACCGCCCGCGACCGGACGATCGCCTCCGCCTACTCCGTACGGCCCCACCCGCACGCCCCGGTCTCCGCACCCCTGCGGTGGGACGAGATCGACGACGCCGAGCCGCGCGACTTCGACATCAGGACGATGCCGAAGCGGTACGCGGAGGTGGGCGATGTGCACGCGGACATGGACGACCACGCCTTCCGGCTCGACGGTCTGCTGGAACTGGCGGACCGTGACGAGCAGGAACGCGGGCTCGGCGACATGCCGTATCCGCCGGAGTACCCGAAGATGCCCGGCGAACCCAAACGGGTCCAGCCGAGCCGCGCCCGGCACGACGAGGACGGGGCTGCATGA
- a CDS encoding multicopper oxidase domain-containing protein, with amino-acid sequence MDRRSFNRRFLVGSGVAAATGVTSLSLGTIEASSAEPPPKTAPAGGVVRHLKLYAEKLADGRMGYGFEKGKATVPGPLIEINEGDTLHIEFENTMDVAASLHAHGVDYDIASDGTRMNKSIVEPGGTRTYTWRTHAPGRRKDGTWQPGSAGYWHYHDHVVGTDHGSGGIRKGLYGPVIVRRKGDILPDKTITIVFNDMTINNKPATESPNFEATVGDRLEVVMITHGEYYHTFHVHGHRWADNRTGLLAGPDDPSRVIDTKIVGPADSFGFQVIAGEHVGAGAWMYHCHVQSHSDMGMAGLLLIAKADGTVPGYDPHDMHEMHDMKTDPPKAEKS; translated from the coding sequence ATGGATCGAAGGAGCTTCAATCGCCGGTTCCTGGTGGGCAGCGGGGTCGCGGCGGCGACCGGAGTGACATCGTTGTCTCTCGGAACGATCGAGGCCAGCTCGGCGGAGCCCCCGCCGAAAACCGCTCCGGCGGGCGGCGTGGTCCGCCATCTCAAGCTGTACGCGGAGAAGTTGGCGGACGGTCGGATGGGCTACGGATTCGAGAAGGGCAAGGCAACGGTCCCGGGTCCGCTCATCGAGATCAACGAGGGCGACACCCTGCACATCGAGTTCGAGAACACCATGGATGTGGCCGCCAGCCTCCACGCGCACGGCGTCGACTACGACATCGCGAGCGACGGCACCCGGATGAACAAGAGCATCGTCGAACCGGGTGGCACGCGCACGTACACCTGGCGCACCCATGCGCCGGGCCGCAGGAAGGACGGCACCTGGCAGCCGGGCAGTGCGGGCTACTGGCACTACCACGACCATGTCGTCGGGACGGACCACGGCTCGGGCGGCATCCGTAAGGGGCTGTACGGTCCGGTGATCGTCCGGCGCAAGGGCGACATCCTGCCGGACAAGACGATCACCATCGTCTTCAACGACATGACGATCAACAACAAGCCGGCGACCGAGAGCCCCAACTTCGAGGCCACCGTGGGTGACCGGCTGGAAGTCGTCATGATCACGCACGGCGAGTACTACCACACGTTCCATGTCCACGGTCACCGCTGGGCCGACAACCGCACGGGCCTGCTCGCCGGCCCCGACGACCCCAGCCGGGTCATCGATACGAAGATCGTCGGCCCGGCGGACTCCTTCGGCTTCCAGGTCATCGCGGGCGAACACGTGGGCGCGGGCGCCTGGATGTACCACTGCCATGTGCAGAGCCACTCCGACATGGGCATGGCCGGGCTGCTGCTGATCGCCAAGGCGGACGGCACGGTCCCGGGCTACGACCCGCACGACATGCATGAGATGCACGACATGAAGACCGACCCGCCGAAGGCCGAGAAGTCCTGA
- a CDS encoding ATP-dependent DNA ligase yields MDLPVMPPVKPMLAKSVSRIPPGMQYEAKWDGFRAIVHRDGDEVVIGSRTGKPLTRYFPELVTAVRENLPPRCVIDGEVVVVYDGRLDFDRLSERIHPADSRVRLLAEQTPASLVAFDILAVGDDSLLGTPQVDRRAVLEAALSGASAPVHLAPATTDPAVAQEWFERYEGAGLDGVVAKPLDLPYRPDVRVMYKIKHERTADCVVAGYRFHKSGPIVGSLLLGLYDSEGVLQHVGVCAAFPMKRREELVTELEPLRTDFADHPWAAWADATAHETARLPGAQSRWSTKKDQSWVALRPERVCEVAYDHMEGDRFRHTAQFRRWRPDRTPGGCTYAQLEEVVGYDLAEVLSAH; encoded by the coding sequence ATGGATCTGCCGGTGATGCCGCCCGTGAAGCCGATGCTCGCCAAGTCCGTGTCCAGGATCCCGCCCGGGATGCAGTACGAGGCCAAATGGGACGGCTTCCGGGCTATCGTGCACCGCGACGGCGACGAGGTGGTGATCGGCAGCCGCACCGGCAAGCCGCTCACCCGCTACTTCCCCGAGCTGGTCACGGCGGTTCGGGAGAATCTGCCGCCGCGCTGTGTGATCGACGGGGAGGTCGTCGTCGTGTACGACGGCCGGCTGGACTTCGACCGGCTCAGCGAGCGCATCCATCCGGCCGATTCACGGGTGCGGCTGCTGGCCGAACAGACCCCGGCCAGCCTGGTCGCCTTCGACATCCTCGCGGTGGGCGACGACTCTCTGCTGGGCACCCCGCAGGTGGACCGGCGCGCGGTGCTGGAGGCGGCGCTGTCCGGTGCCTCGGCCCCCGTCCATCTCGCCCCCGCGACCACGGACCCGGCCGTCGCCCAGGAGTGGTTCGAGCGGTACGAGGGGGCCGGGCTCGACGGTGTCGTCGCCAAGCCGCTCGATCTGCCGTACCGCCCCGACGTCCGCGTCATGTACAAGATCAAGCACGAGCGGACCGCCGACTGCGTGGTGGCGGGCTACCGCTTCCACAAGAGCGGCCCGATCGTCGGCTCGCTGCTGCTCGGCCTGTACGACTCCGAGGGCGTCCTGCAGCACGTCGGGGTGTGCGCCGCCTTCCCGATGAAGCGCCGCGAGGAACTCGTGACGGAGCTGGAGCCACTGCGGACCGACTTCGCCGACCATCCGTGGGCGGCCTGGGCCGACGCCACCGCGCACGAGACCGCCCGGCTGCCCGGCGCGCAGAGCCGGTGGTCCACGAAGAAGGACCAGTCGTGGGTGGCGCTGCGTCCGGAGCGGGTGTGCGAGGTGGCGTACGACCACATGGAGGGCGACCGGTTCCGGCACACTGCCCAGTTCCGCCGGTGGCGGCCGGACCGCACCCCCGGCGGCTGCACGTATGCGCAGCTGGAGGAGGTGGTGGGATACGACCTGGCCGAGGTGCTGTCAGCCCACTGA
- a CDS encoding ABC transporter permease codes for MSAPDLEPVTPHGDHARPPAPGDRWAAFKASPYLPAVVLLFIIAAAAGLFAGSYTYAMANPTPRNIPAAVVGDLDTVRDKVFLDRLEAALDTSLVLREYGTQAEARTALEQQKVFGILRSENGGVGLDVASASGASVAQLLAESTLKVGEATHVPVKVKDVKPLQRGDPRGLALFYISLAAVIIGFVGAIQLNVHAKALAPLDRIGFTVAYALLGGFAIAAVVDWLLSSVKLPFLQSWMILSLTMFTTGMVFTMFNALMGRWAMIPTWGLMVLLGNPSSGGAVSWPLLPSVLGFIGRWLPPGASVNAQHAAVYYQGHQRAFPYLVLAGWSLVSCTVFLVWRHRYPEGRDHMPQHAAAAT; via the coding sequence ATGAGCGCGCCCGACCTGGAGCCCGTCACACCGCACGGCGACCATGCCCGGCCCCCGGCCCCCGGTGACCGATGGGCGGCGTTCAAGGCGTCCCCGTATCTGCCCGCCGTCGTGCTCCTGTTCATCATCGCGGCCGCCGCTGGTCTCTTCGCCGGCTCCTACACGTACGCGATGGCCAACCCGACCCCGCGCAACATCCCGGCCGCCGTGGTCGGCGACCTCGACACCGTGCGCGACAAGGTCTTCCTCGACCGGCTGGAGGCCGCGCTCGACACCTCGCTGGTGCTCCGTGAGTACGGCACCCAAGCCGAAGCCCGCACCGCACTGGAGCAGCAGAAGGTCTTCGGCATCCTGCGGTCCGAGAACGGCGGGGTCGGTCTGGATGTCGCGAGCGCGTCCGGAGCCTCGGTCGCCCAACTGCTCGCCGAGTCCACGCTGAAGGTGGGGGAAGCAACCCATGTGCCGGTGAAGGTCAAGGACGTGAAGCCGCTGCAGCGGGGCGACCCGCGCGGCCTCGCCCTCTTCTACATCTCGCTCGCCGCGGTGATCATCGGATTCGTCGGTGCCATCCAGCTGAATGTGCACGCCAAGGCGCTGGCCCCCCTGGACCGGATCGGATTCACCGTCGCCTACGCCCTGCTCGGCGGGTTCGCGATCGCCGCCGTGGTGGACTGGCTGCTCAGCTCCGTCAAGCTGCCGTTCCTCCAGTCGTGGATGATCCTCTCCCTCACCATGTTCACCACCGGCATGGTCTTCACCATGTTCAACGCCCTGATGGGGCGCTGGGCGATGATTCCCACCTGGGGACTGATGGTGCTGCTGGGCAACCCGTCCTCAGGCGGTGCGGTCTCCTGGCCGCTGCTGCCGTCGGTTCTCGGCTTCATCGGCCGCTGGCTCCCCCCGGGCGCCTCGGTCAACGCCCAGCACGCCGCCGTCTACTACCAAGGTCACCAGCGGGCCTTCCCGTACCTGGTGCTCGCCGGATGGTCGCTGGTCTCCTGCACCGTGTTCCTGGTGTGGCGCCACCGGTATCCGGAAGGCCGCGACCACATGCCTCAGCATGCGGCCGCGGCCACCTGA